The Tolypothrix sp. PCC 7712 region AGTGCTTCTAATGAATTAGGGGGCTTTGAGTCAGGTTTAGCGGCGGCTTTGTTCGGCCCCATAGTTTCCGTAGTTGGCGGTGGAATTGGCACAATTCTGGTGGTGGTTGCAACCGCGATGATTTGGCCAGAGATGCGAAAGCTAGGGGCGTTGCATGAGTATGAGTAAAAAGGAATTCAGTTGAGGGACTCTCATCTATTAGCTGTCTTAACACCTATGATAAGCTGAATTAGATCATTTGTTCTTGGCTAAGATGGCAAGTCTTCCGCATTTGGTTCAATACCAAGGCAGTAAAAGAAACCTAGCTTCAGATATTCTCAAATTTCTCCCTATAAATGTGGAGAGATTGGTAGAACCATTTGCGGGAACTGCTGCAATTAGTATTGCTGCATCTGCTCAAAAAATATCCCAAAATTTTTGGCTCAATGATTTAAACAAGCCATTAATTGATTTATTAGAATTAATCGTAGAGCAACCTGAAATAATAGCAAACGCTTATGCAAATATCTGGAATGAGCAGCATAGTAATTCCTTAAAACATTACTATCAAGCTAGAGATCAGTTTAATAGAAATAATGACCCTGAAATTTTTCTCTATTTATTGGCTAGATGTGTTAAAGGCTCTGTTAGATATAACTCTGAAGGTCTTTTCAATCAAAGCCCTGATAAAAGGCGCAAGGGAACTCAGCCTAACAAAATGAGAAAAAATATAGAAGGGATTTCTCATCTGTTGAAAAATAAGTGTAAGTTCACCTGCTTAGATTATAGAGAAGTTTTATCTACAGTTAGACCAAGCGATTTTTTATATCTAGATCCGCCTTATCAAGGTGTATGTGGTAATAGAGATAAAAGATATTTTTCGGGAATAAATTTTGATGATTTTGTTCTAGCTCTTGAGGATTTAAATCGCAAGGAAGTTGCGTTTGCAGTTAGTTATGATGGCAAAAGAGGAAATAAAACTTTCGGCCAGTCCTTACCAGAAGCATTAGGGCTGAAAAAAATAGAAATCGAAGTTGGGCGCTCATCCCAAGCAACACTCTTGGGTAAAGATGAAGTAACAATAGAGTTTTTGTACTTATCACCATCTTTACTTCGTCATCAAACTTCAGAGATAGAGCGCTATATTAGCCAATCACAAAAACAGCTTATTCTGTTGGAGAAGCATGGACAGTTCTCAGCAACTCCCCGATGATTTCATCAAACTTTGTCAGTCCGTTACTGCCAAAAGACCAAAAGCTGTTATCGATCACATTTTGCAACATGGTTTCGTAACGACAGAAGAACTCAAGAACACATATGGCTATAATCATCCTCCCAGAGCAGCCAGAGATGTTAGAGAACATGGAATTCCTTTAGAAACTTTCCGTGTTACAGGTAGCGATAGTAGAAGGATAGCTGCTTATAGATTTGGTGATATTAGTAAGGCTAGATTTTCTAAATTCTCTGGTAGAACTGGTTTATCAAAACAATTGAAGCATGAGTTAATTAAAAGATATGGCTGTAAATGCTTCATTTATTTGGAGGAATTAGATGAACGTGAATTGCAGATAGATCACCGTATTCCTTTTGAAGTTGATGGGGAACCTGAACTTTTAGCTGATAACTTTATGCTGCTTTGTGGCTCTGCCAACCGAGCAAAATCTTGGTCTTGTGAGCATTGCCAAAACTGGAATCATCTCAAGGATAAGTCTATCTGTTTATCCTGTTACT contains the following coding sequences:
- a CDS encoding Dam family site-specific DNA-(adenine-N6)-methyltransferase; the protein is MASLPHLVQYQGSKRNLASDILKFLPINVERLVEPFAGTAAISIAASAQKISQNFWLNDLNKPLIDLLELIVEQPEIIANAYANIWNEQHSNSLKHYYQARDQFNRNNDPEIFLYLLARCVKGSVRYNSEGLFNQSPDKRRKGTQPNKMRKNIEGISHLLKNKCKFTCLDYREVLSTVRPSDFLYLDPPYQGVCGNRDKRYFSGINFDDFVLALEDLNRKEVAFAVSYDGKRGNKTFGQSLPEALGLKKIEIEVGRSSQATLLGKDEVTIEFLYLSPSLLRHQTSEIERYISQSQKQLILLEKHGQFSATPR